The following is a genomic window from Chitinophaga caseinilytica.
CGCGGAAACGCCCGGCGATATTCCCAACCCGGCCGATTGGAAAGGCAAAAAAGGGACGGACTGGTTTGACGAGATCAGCCAGAACGCGCCCATGCAGCGGTACACGCTCAACTTCAGCGGCGGCAGCGAAAAATCGTCGTACCTCCTCGGCGGCACCATGTACCGGCAAGACGGCCCCATCGGCGGCGCCAAAGCCCGCTTCGACCGGTATACCGTCCGCCTCAACTCCGATCACCAGATCAAGCCCTGGCTGACGATCGGCAACCGGCTGTCTTACGCCTATCATAAAAGGAACGGGGTGACGGAAGATTCCGAATTCGGTTCCGTTATTAATAATTCCATTTTGCTCGACCCGCTGTTTCCCGTGGCGTACGACGGGCAAATTTCGCCGCGTGCCCAACAGGCGCTGGACGAAGGGTACACGCTTGTCAAAGACCCCCGCGGCCGCTACTACGGCGTGTCTGACTACGTGTTCGGCGAAGCCGGCAACCCGGTGGCGCTCATCGATGTTACCCATAACACCACCACGCAGCATAAAGTAGTGGGCAATATTTACGGGGAACTGGCACCGGTGAAAGGACTGAAAATTACTTCAAGGTTCGGGCTGGATGCGGCTTTCCAGCGCCAGCACGCCTGGACGCCCACTTTCTGGTGGAACGCCAACCGCCTCAATACCACGCCCGGTACCGTCGATAACAATCAGAACTGGTACAATTGGCAGTGGGAAAACTTCGCCACCTACAACCGCGCTTTCGGTAAGCACGACCTGACGATCATGGCCGGTATGAGCGCCCTCCGCCGGAATTACGACCGGTTGAACGGCACGGCTTCCGGTATGTTCCGCGAAGATCCGCTGTTCAGTTATCCCGATTATATCCCTGACGGGCAAGACCGTATCGCCGGTATCCAGACGAGCACATCGCTGGTGTCTTACTACGGCCGGCTGCAATACGATTACAAAAGCAAATATCTCTTCAACGCTACCATCCGCCGCGACGGATCTTCGCTGCTGCCGCCGGCCAATACCTGGGGCACGTTCCCGTCGGTTTCTGCGGGATGGGTGGCTTCCAACGAAGATTTCTTCCCGAAAAGTAATGTGCTCAATTACATGAAACTTCGCGCCAGCTGGGGCCAGAACGGTAGCATCGCCAACATCGGCATCGGCGACTGGAACGCGCTCATCACCACCCAGGGCATCGCCTATCCGGATGTGGACGGTGTATTCCATGTAGGCGCAGAGCCCGCAGGCCTGGAGAACCCGTTCCTCAAATGGGAAGCCAGCGAGCAGCTCGATTTCGGCGCCGACTTCGGTTTGCTGGACAGTCGCCTCAGCTTCGTGGTCGACTATTACCGCAAAGTGACGAAAGGGCTGCTCACGCCCGGCAAAGTCCCCAACTTCCTCGGCAACGTGCTCCACATTGTGAATGGCGGCGACGTCAGGAACCGTGGATGGGAATTCGAAGTCGCCTATCGCAACGACAATAAAAACGCGCTCAAATTCGAGATCGCCGCCAACCTGACCACGATCGACAATGAAGTGCTGCGCCTCAACGAATTTACCGACCGCATCCCCGGAACTACCGTGGGCACGGGCTGGACGGCTTCCTGGTTCGAAAAAGGCATGCCCATCTGGTACTTCCGCGGATACAAAACCGACGGCATTTTCCAGACCCAGCGCGAGATTGACGCCTGGAAAGCGCAATATGCTACCGACGAAGTGATCCGCCCCGGCGATCCGCGGCCGGTAGACGTGAACGGCGACAAATCGATTTCCGTGGGCGATTATGATTTCATTGGTAGTCCGCACCCCGATTTCGTGTACGGCGGCCGCGTGAGCCTCAATTATAAAGGCATCGATTTCCTGGTGCTCGTGCAGGGGCAATCCGGGAACGATGTGCTGATGGGTTTTAACCGTACCGACCGGCCTACCGGCAACCGCCCGCTTTTCCTGTGGGAAGACCGCTGGACGGCCCAGAACGCGAATGCCCGGTGGTTTGGCGCCAACACCGCCAGCACTTTTGCCTATAACAGCGATTATATGGTGATGGACGGTTCGTACATGCGCATCCGTCAGTTACAAGTGGGGTATACATTCCCGCAGTCGCTCCTGAAACGTGCCCACATCAGCAACGCAAGGATTTATTGCTCGCTCGACAACTATTTCACTTTCACGAAATACAAGGGGCTCGACCCCGAGGCGGGCAGTAACGACAACAACAGCCTGGGTATCGATCGCGGGGTGTATCCCATTCCGCGGGTAGCCATGTTCGGCCTTTCATTCTCCTTTTAACCTGCAAACAATCCAGTCATGAAACCAAATCAAAAACGAAATACGATCATTCTCGGCGCGGCGCTGTTGTTGGGAGCGGGTTGCGGGAAAGGGTTCCTCGAACAGGACATTCCCGGCCGGATGCCGCTGGAAGGATATTATAAAACCGACGCCGATGCCCGCACCGCCACGTTTGCAGCGTACGACATGCTGCAGGCGGAATACAACTGGGGATGGGGAAGCCCGCTGCTGTTGAAAACGCTGCCATCGGACGAAAGTAACGCCGGCGGGAACGGCCCGGGCGACCAGCCGCATTACCAGGCGTTGGACAATTTCACGCACGACGCGCAGGGTGAGAGCATTTTATGGGTGTGGCGGATGAATTACTTCGGCATTTACCGGGCCAACCAGGTGATCAACCGCGTGGCCGGCACATCGGATCTGCAAAAGCGGTATATCGCCGAAAGCAAGGTGTTGCGCGCATACTATTATTCGGAGTTGACGGCTTTGTGGGGCGATGTGCCACTGGTGCTCAAAGACCTCGAGCCTTCCGAATACACGCAAACGAAGCGGATTGCCCGGGCTGAAGTGTACGCCCAGATCGAAAAAGACCTGCAGGAAGCGATCCCTGTACTTTCCGTCAGAAGCGGATTGCCGGCGAGTGAAAGGTTCCGCGTGACGAAGGGGACGGCGCAGTCGCTGCTCGGGAAAGTGTATCTCTATCAGAAGAAATGGGCGCTGGCGGCGGAGCAGTTCAATAACGTGATCAATTCCGGCGAATATGACCTGGAGCCTTCCGTGGCGATGGCTTTCTCCCAAAAGGGCGAGTTCGGTATCGAAAGTGTTTTCGAAGTGCCGTTCACCGACCAGAAGCGGTATACCTGGGATAATTTTCCGTGGGACCGGTTCCGGGAGATCGAAAGCAATATCCACATCAAGCTCATGGGCCCCCGCGAAGAACATTATACCCGCATGACCGGTGATTCGCTCGACGGTGGATGGGGGTTCAATGTGGGCAAGAAGAAGTTGTACGACGCATTCGTGGCCGCGGGAGACGTGGTGCGGAGGAAGCAGACGATGTTTTCGGTGGCCGAGCTGACAGCCGGCGGCGGGAAATTCGCGGACCCGACGGTGTGGGATTTCGAAGGATACATCCAGCGGAAATACGGTTCCTTTTCGACCGTTACCACCAACCCCGACGACGGGACGCCGGATTTGAACTATGGTACCAATTCCAGGTTGATCCGGTATGCGGATGTGTTGCTCATGGCGGCGGAGGCGTATTACCGGGCGGGGAACGAGGGGCGTTCGCGGACGGAGTTGAACAAGGTGCGGAAGCGCGCCAAGCTGGCAGATGTAACTGCGGCGGGCAATGCGCTGTTCGACGCCATTGTTCGGGAGCGGCAGCTGGAACTGGCTTTCGAGGGGTTCCGGTACCTGGACCTGGTGCGCTGGGGCCGGGCGGAAGCGGAATTGGGGCCTTTGGGGTATAAACCCAATAAGCACGAGTTATTGCCGGTGCCGGATGAAGACGTGCGGATAGGGCACCTGGAGCAAAACAAGGGATATTAAGCGAACGTGATCGATTCAATGATATTTTTTTAGATGTAAACAATGGAAAAGGGCTGCCTGTCGAGGCAGCCCTTCTTAATATATAGGTGTTACAGGAATGGATGGGTGGAGGTTTGGATACTACTTGAATTAGTAATACGATTGATGGATTTAAACACAGCGGCGTTCAGTCGTGGTGGGGAAGGGTGGGTTGGGGTTTGATTGGATTTAACAAAGTGGGCGTCGAGCAGTGAAAGGAAATGATGGGTTGGGGTTTGACCCGGGTATTGATGGGTATTAACCAGCGGCGTTCAGCAGTGAAAGGGAATGATCGGTTGGGGGTTGTGGGTATTGATGGGTTATAACTTAGTGGCGTCGAGCAATGGCAGGAAAGGATGGGTTGGGGAGTTGATGTGGGTATTGATGGGTTTTAACATAGTGGCGTCCAGCAGTGACTGGAAAGTATGGGTTGGGGATTGATGTGGGTCTACTTAATTCAGTAATACGGTTGATGGGTTTTGACACAGCAGCTTTCAGCCCTGGGTTCGTAGCGGATTTCAACCGATTGGGTGTGAAGTGCGAAGTTTTTGGAATGACACCTTTTGAATTGAAAGGGCTGCTTTTGAGGGCAGCCCTTTCAATAGGGGTGTCACAGGGCGGAGATGGTTGGTTATATGTTGTGAGCGAGGCTCAGGCGATGTGTAATGTCTGGCTCTTCCATCCGGCTTTGGAGGAGGAGGGATTCGAGTGCTTCCGTCCGCAGGATGTTATCGGCATTGAAGGCGAACGTATTAGTGGTGAGGGGTTCCAGCATATTGCCTTCGCCTGTCAGTAACCAGCGGATGTTCAGGTCTGCGAAACGGTTGGCGATATCCGCGACGATGTCTACACTCGGTTTGGCACCTTCGGATCGAAACAGCCGCGCGATCTTCTCACAGCTTTTATATTCCAGGATCCGGGTAAACGCGGAGGTGCTCAGCTGCTTGTGCTGAATGAAATTTTTCAGTCTGCTTGCGATAGATTCCATAAGATGTATGAGTTACGAGAAGATAGACAGGGAAAACTGTCTAAAGGGTGAAATTTCAAAGCGAAATATTTTTTTCCACGCTTCACCCCTGACACCCCGATTTTCACTCTATTTAAATACAACTGCCGTGGTTGGTGGTCAGCACGCCGATTTTTCAGTGTTGCCTGGCCTCACCCCCGGTAAGCCGATTCGCCGGCCTTTCAACGTCCATGTCCCCAAGTGCCAAAGACGCGCATTGCGCGCCCCGGCTGCGGGTTACAGGAAACCGAAATACCCGGCCGAGGACAAACAGATGAACGGTCCCGTTGTCCGTATCGGCCTCAAATAAGTCTCATGTCTAATGTATGCATATACCGGAGGGTGAATTCTTTCACCCTTCTTTTTTTGCCGTTTGTCAAACCCGCTTGCTTCCCAATTTCCCTTTTTGTAGATTAGGGGTATTAAATACGCTTAATCTAAAGGATTTTAGCAAGGAGTTGTATGATATTAGCAGGCTTCCTGGTGCAGGAAGCAATTCAACGTTATAAATTGCAGCGTCTCGTTACAGTAATTCATCAATAAAATATTTCCACGGCCATTAACATGAAAATGACCATTCGTTCCAGTCGCTGGATTCCCGCCAGCCTGGCCCTCGTCCCCTTTACCGCCATGTGGCTCGGAGGATGTGGGTCCGGGAAGAAAGTGGATTACAGCACAGAAGTAAAGCCCATCCTAAACAAGCATTGCATCAGCTGCCACGGCGGCGTGAAGCAAAGCGGGGGATTCAGTGTGCTCTTCCGCGAAGAAGCCCTCGGCGTCACCAAAAGCGGCAAACCCGCCATCGTTCCCGGGGACGCCAGCGCCTCGGAATTCATCCGCCGCCTCCACACCAAAGACCCCAAAGAGCGCATGCCCCTCAAAGCCGCACCGCTCTCGAAGGACGAAATCGACATCCTCACCCGCTGGGTAGAACAGGGCGCCGAATGGGGCGAGCACTGGGCCTACGTTTCCCCCAAACCGCCCGCCGCCGGCGCCACCATCGATCAGTTCATCAACGATAAACTCGACGACGAAAACCTCGATCCCGCCCCGCAGGCAGACCCGCAAACCCTCCTGCGAAGGCTCTCCCTCGATATCACCGGCATCCCACCGTCCGAAGCCCGCACTGCCGCTTTCAGCAAAAGTTTCAGCGAAGAAACCTACGCTAAAATGGTTGACTCCCTGCTCGCTTCCCCGCAGTTCGGGGAAAAATGGGCGTCCATGTGGCTCGACCTCGCCCGGTACGCCGACACCAAAGGCTACGAAAAAGACTCCCGCCGCGATTTCTGGCGGTACCGCGACTGGGTGATCCAGGCGTTCAATAAAGACATGCCGTTCAACGAATTCACCGTTGACCAGCTCGCCGGAGACCTCCTTCCGAACCCCACGCAGGAACAATACATCGCCACGGCCTTCCATCGCAACACCATGAATAACGATGAAGGGGGCACGCAGGATGAAGAATTCCGCACCGCGGCCATCATCGACCGCGTCAACACCACCATGGAGGTTTGGCAGGGCACCACCATCGCCTGCGTGCAATGTCATGCCCACCCCTACGATCCGTTCCATTTCGAAGACTATTATAAATTAATGGCCTTCCTCAATAATACCCGCGACGAAGACACCCCGGGCGAATATCCCCGCCTCCGGTTCTACGACAGCCTGCAACGCACGGAAGTAGACGCCGTGTCCAAATGGGTGGCGCAATACGGGAACGCTTCGCAGGTGAAAGACACGGAAGATTTCCTCCGCGCGCTCGAACCGAAAGTGCACGCCCACGACGCCGACCAATTCATCAACGGCGAGCTCGCCGATACCAAATACATCAGTATCCGCAACGGCGGCAGCTGCCGGATGAAAAACGTTCCGCTCAACGAAGCCACCACGCTGCTGTTGCGCTACTGGTCGGGCGGAGGTCGCCTGGAGATCCGTTCCGACAGTCTGAAAGGCCCTGTGGTAGCCAATATCGAACTTCCGAAAGGGAATAGCGTGTTGCCGGTGGCGTTGAAGCCGCTCGCAGGCCGCCACGATCTCTTCTTCATCTTCCGCAACCCGGCGATAGACCCCATGCATTCTGTGGCCGGTGTGGAATGGATGGCTTTCCGCCACGATCTGCCCGGTAAAGGCCAGCCCGGATATAAGGAAATGGAAACGAAGTTCATGCAGCTCGTGAACGCATATCCCGACGGCCTGCCGATCATGGTCGAAAACACGCCCGAACTGTTCCGGCCGACTTACGTATTCGAGCGCGGCAACTGGCTCGTGCACGGCCCGCAGGTGCAGCCCGCCACGCCGGGATCGCTCAACCCCTTCCCCGAAGGCGCGCCGCGCAACCGGCTGGGCCTCGCGCAATGGATCACCGATCCGAAGAACCCC
Proteins encoded in this region:
- a CDS encoding DUF1553 domain-containing protein yields the protein MKMTIRSSRWIPASLALVPFTAMWLGGCGSGKKVDYSTEVKPILNKHCISCHGGVKQSGGFSVLFREEALGVTKSGKPAIVPGDASASEFIRRLHTKDPKERMPLKAAPLSKDEIDILTRWVEQGAEWGEHWAYVSPKPPAAGATIDQFINDKLDDENLDPAPQADPQTLLRRLSLDITGIPPSEARTAAFSKSFSEETYAKMVDSLLASPQFGEKWASMWLDLARYADTKGYEKDSRRDFWRYRDWVIQAFNKDMPFNEFTVDQLAGDLLPNPTQEQYIATAFHRNTMNNDEGGTQDEEFRTAAIIDRVNTTMEVWQGTTIACVQCHAHPYDPFHFEDYYKLMAFLNNTRDEDTPGEYPRLRFYDSLQRTEVDAVSKWVAQYGNASQVKDTEDFLRALEPKVHAHDADQFINGELADTKYISIRNGGSCRMKNVPLNEATTLLLRYWSGGGRLEIRSDSLKGPVVANIELPKGNSVLPVALKPLAGRHDLFFIFRNPAIDPMHSVAGVEWMAFRHDLPGKGQPGYKEMETKFMQLVNAYPDGLPIMVENTPELFRPTYVFERGNWLVHGPQVQPATPGSLNPFPEGAPRNRLGLAQWITDPKNPLTSRVMVNRLWEQLFGIGLVETLEDFGTQGFAPSHPELLDYLAYQFVHKHKWSVKSMLREIVLSSAYRRDSKSSPELQEKDPANRLLARGPRFRLSAEQVRDQALAVSGLLNLTMSGPAVMPLQPEGVWMTVYSGDSWKTSENGNQHRRGVYTFLRRTSPYPSAITFDGSSREVCLQRRIRTNTPLQALTTLNDPVFLEAARTLAERMGKDGGSDAKACIKRGYQLAMNKDITDAKTAVLEKLYRQALEQYQKDPAAADSLNMRQFPEKEKAHLAALTIVANALLNLDEFLTKS
- a CDS encoding TonB-dependent receptor translates to MQANNLLRTTLLAAAFAAGSTLAFAGGQDLAANSGAPHHVRPGGNASRQQKTLEQLLKEIHKTYKVDLLYESRKLPKVKVNFKPSDFDDVEEMLRALLHPHGLQAQSVQPNTWAIVPLGEKSPRPKMETPIHPQPANSGPASQPIMRVNGASTAGFAGTVTDTVRRVRIQGKISDGENGSPLPGVSIQVKGETRGATTDGDGRFALDVTPGNVLHVTLLGYESKEITVGNSRNFDLTLDVSNRALNEIVVVGYGSQRKSLVTGAISSIKAADIATVSATRVEQALQGRTSGVTVLPVSGSPGSGMRVRIRGTGSNGSSEPLYIIDGMRAGGMEYLDPSEIASIEVLKDAASAAIYGAEGANGVVIITTKTGRKDMPPRIDFSMQYGRQSLKNNMPMMNAEQYSQYLTDAETPGDIPNPADWKGKKGTDWFDEISQNAPMQRYTLNFSGGSEKSSYLLGGTMYRQDGPIGGAKARFDRYTVRLNSDHQIKPWLTIGNRLSYAYHKRNGVTEDSEFGSVINNSILLDPLFPVAYDGQISPRAQQALDEGYTLVKDPRGRYYGVSDYVFGEAGNPVALIDVTHNTTTQHKVVGNIYGELAPVKGLKITSRFGLDAAFQRQHAWTPTFWWNANRLNTTPGTVDNNQNWYNWQWENFATYNRAFGKHDLTIMAGMSALRRNYDRLNGTASGMFREDPLFSYPDYIPDGQDRIAGIQTSTSLVSYYGRLQYDYKSKYLFNATIRRDGSSLLPPANTWGTFPSVSAGWVASNEDFFPKSNVLNYMKLRASWGQNGSIANIGIGDWNALITTQGIAYPDVDGVFHVGAEPAGLENPFLKWEASEQLDFGADFGLLDSRLSFVVDYYRKVTKGLLTPGKVPNFLGNVLHIVNGGDVRNRGWEFEVAYRNDNKNALKFEIAANLTTIDNEVLRLNEFTDRIPGTTVGTGWTASWFEKGMPIWYFRGYKTDGIFQTQREIDAWKAQYATDEVIRPGDPRPVDVNGDKSISVGDYDFIGSPHPDFVYGGRVSLNYKGIDFLVLVQGQSGNDVLMGFNRTDRPTGNRPLFLWEDRWTAQNANARWFGANTASTFAYNSDYMVMDGSYMRIRQLQVGYTFPQSLLKRAHISNARIYCSLDNYFTFTKYKGLDPEAGSNDNNSLGIDRGVYPIPRVAMFGLSFSF
- a CDS encoding RagB/SusD family nutrient uptake outer membrane protein, whose translation is MKPNQKRNTIILGAALLLGAGCGKGFLEQDIPGRMPLEGYYKTDADARTATFAAYDMLQAEYNWGWGSPLLLKTLPSDESNAGGNGPGDQPHYQALDNFTHDAQGESILWVWRMNYFGIYRANQVINRVAGTSDLQKRYIAESKVLRAYYYSELTALWGDVPLVLKDLEPSEYTQTKRIARAEVYAQIEKDLQEAIPVLSVRSGLPASERFRVTKGTAQSLLGKVYLYQKKWALAAEQFNNVINSGEYDLEPSVAMAFSQKGEFGIESVFEVPFTDQKRYTWDNFPWDRFREIESNIHIKLMGPREEHYTRMTGDSLDGGWGFNVGKKKLYDAFVAAGDVVRRKQTMFSVAELTAGGGKFADPTVWDFEGYIQRKYGSFSTVTTNPDDGTPDLNYGTNSRLIRYADVLLMAAEAYYRAGNEGRSRTELNKVRKRAKLADVTAAGNALFDAIVRERQLELAFEGFRYLDLVRWGRAEAELGPLGYKPNKHELLPVPDEDVRIGHLEQNKGY